DNA from Paraburkholderia largidicola:
CGCCTGGCGCAACAAGCCGAGTTGCAGCACGAGCTGGCGGTAGGTCGCGATGAGATGCTGGTTGCCGACGCCTTCGACCATCGCGCCGTGCAACTGCACGTTCAGTTCCGTGTAGCGGGCGAGATCGCGGGTTTTCTTCGCGGCTTTCATCGCGGTGACGATGCCTTTCAAGGTGGCGAGTGTCTCTGGCCGCATGTGATTCGCGAGCTTCCGTGCGACCGATTCGTCGAGCATCGCACGCACTTCATAAATTTCTTCTGCTTCCCGCAGCGACACGACACGCACGATCACGCCACGGTTCTTTTCCGTCTTCAGGAGGCCGGACGCCTCCAGCGCGCGGAACGCTTCGCGCACGGGGCCACGCGACACGCCCAGGCGCGTGGCGATTTCGACTTCATTGAGCTTTTCGCCGGGCGCGAGCTCGCCCGACAGGATGCTGCGGT
Protein-coding regions in this window:
- a CDS encoding phosphonate utilization associated transcriptional regulator → MTDNNNLPDAFELLRRQSLAMLVQESLHRSILSGELAPGEKLNEVEIATRLGVSRGPVREAFRALEASGLLKTEKNRGVIVRVVSLREAEEIYEVRAMLDESVARKLANHMRPETLATLKGIVTAMKAAKKTRDLARYTELNVQLHGAMVEGVGNQHLIATYRQLVLQLGLLRQAAIETDQSALSESVAEHEKIVNALANGDEDGAVALVREHVAHGIARMRRAHERWIEAARSNGASVAEA